The following proteins are co-located in the Bacteroidales bacterium genome:
- a CDS encoding DUF4249 domain-containing protein produces the protein MSFRKMKSFFTFILVLILMSSCISEFLPQITEEKEMLVVQGLITDQKGANTIKLSKSMPLGVRSEARPLGGCLVKIKDDFGNEAWLKESSQGTYVTDSLQFRGKVGRFYTLHISVPEGNRMIKYESFPVEMKPVPPIDSLYYQKTVISEKTEKFDGIEGCQIYLDTHDPSNSCSYYRWEFSETWKLRLPFDIPNQTCYITNISKDISIESTLAFKEDRIDRHPVTYISNLTDRLKTKYSILVNQYSLNEDEYNYWKKLKNITVSVGGLHDIIPSSIPSNIVCIENPGEKVLGYFSVSAISQKRIFIKEKFTGMVDPYAKCATDTLYGGPDYIEGLGITIWTLFDTPAAPFSSPRIRIFTETKGCADCTVRGTTVKPLFWIDDE, from the coding sequence ATGAGTTTTAGAAAAATGAAATCATTTTTTACTTTCATTCTTGTTTTGATTCTGATGAGCTCATGTATCTCCGAATTTTTGCCGCAGATAACTGAAGAAAAAGAAATGCTTGTTGTTCAGGGTTTAATTACTGACCAGAAGGGTGCCAATACAATAAAACTTTCTAAATCAATGCCTCTGGGAGTACGAAGTGAGGCCAGACCACTCGGGGGATGTCTGGTTAAGATCAAAGATGACTTTGGAAATGAAGCATGGCTGAAAGAATCTTCTCAGGGGACATATGTTACAGATTCTTTACAGTTCAGAGGCAAAGTCGGACGCTTTTATACTCTGCATATAAGTGTGCCAGAAGGAAATAGAATGATTAAATATGAATCATTCCCTGTTGAGATGAAACCGGTGCCTCCGATCGACAGTCTCTATTATCAAAAAACTGTAATTTCTGAAAAGACTGAAAAATTTGATGGTATTGAAGGCTGTCAGATTTATCTGGATACCCACGACCCCTCAAACAGTTGCAGTTATTACAGATGGGAGTTCTCCGAAACATGGAAACTCAGGCTTCCTTTCGATATTCCTAACCAGACTTGCTATATAACAAATATTTCAAAAGACATAAGTATTGAGAGCACACTGGCTTTCAAAGAAGACAGGATAGACCGGCATCCGGTAACTTATATTTCGAATCTAACAGACAGATTAAAAACAAAATACAGCATTTTAGTAAATCAGTATTCCCTGAATGAAGACGAATATAATTACTGGAAAAAGCTTAAAAATATAACAGTATCAGTTGGTGGCCTTCATGATATAATACCATCATCAATACCAAGTAACATAGTTTGTATTGAGAATCCGGGTGAAAAAGTCTTAGGATATTTCAGCGTTTCTGCAATTTCTCAAAAAAGGATATTTATTAAAGAAAAATTTACCGGAATGGTTGATCCATATGCTAAATGCGCTACAGATACACTTTATGGAGGACCCGATTATATTGAGGGTCTCGGTATTACTATATGGACTCTTTTTGATACACCTGCAGCTCCGTTCTCATCACCCCGAATAAGGATTTTTACCGAGACAAAAGGATGTGCAGATTGTACGGTAAGAGGGACTACTGTAAAACCATTATTCTGGATTGACGATGAGTAA